A window of the Myripristis murdjan chromosome 15, fMyrMur1.1, whole genome shotgun sequence genome harbors these coding sequences:
- the mocos gene encoding molybdenum cofactor sulfurase codes for MDFQKLCTFETFQRLWSHYGYARDLQDVIDRDFTRIKGITYLDHAAATLYPESLVRDFCQDISRNLYGNPHSYNPSSRLTHDTVERVRYRVLQHFNTTPEEYSVIFISGCTAALKLVAESFPWRPQTATEAGSHFSYLTDNHTSVVGIRGLTSGQGVVTLPVSPHEVENRAKDEALGEDRICQTPHLFCYPAQSNFSGRKYPLSHVKGIQARRLYPACDHQGRWFVLLDAASHVSCSPLNLQECPADFIPISFYKMFGFPTGLGALLVRNDTAGMLKKTYFGGGTAEAYLSGEDYYKQRANISDRFEDGTVSFLDIIALNHSFEALHKITGGIDNIQLHTFGLARYTYMLLSSLCHGNGRPVAQIYTKGQFESPSTQGAILNFNLMDRLGQMIGYSQVDRLASLYNIHVRTGCFCNTGACQHFLGITNEEVKRNLEAGHVCGDNIDMVDGQPTGSVRVSFGYMSTFEDCQNLLNFVVECFVEKPVKVDQDRLEKLKAAGASPDSNQDCPIQITNGKTDEADERHNPTEQSLNGCGVSDVRTDGNGNAGAYTLTNIYIYPIKSCAAYEVHNWPVGALGLLYDRGWMVVNENGVSLTQKREPRLCLIRPQVHLHSNKLLLQASGMDTISVPLKNNTQLHTSRRVCQSKVCGDRVETVDCGDEAASWLSELLRQPCRLIRQSPDFTRDMRKQPGGAATSSCLSLVNEAQFLMVNRASVELLQKHIISRQGPSEDQPLLDTQRLISRFRANLVIAGVEPFEEDNWSHLIIGNTRFLVAGRCGRCQMIGVDQDTGTKTKEPLLSLSACRTGKVTFGVYLTHQVPEDSAAASTLSAGSLIVPEPNPS; via the exons ATGGATTTCCAAAAACTCTGCACTTTCGAAACTTTCCAGCGACTCTGGAGTCACTACGGCTATGCGAGAGACTTGCAGGACGTGATCGACCGGGACTTCACCAGGATTAAAG GAATAACTTATCTGGATCATGCAGCCGCAACTCTGTACCCGGAGTCCCTGGTGAGAGACTTCTGCCAGGACATTTCTAGGAATCTGTATG GAAACCCTCACAGCTACAACCCCAGCAGCCGGCTGACACATGACACTGTGGAGAGGGTCAGATATAG GGTATTGCAGCATTTCAACACCACCCCTGAGGAGTACTCCGTGATTTTCATCTCTGGTTGCACAGCGGCGCTCAAATTAGTGGCTGAGAGCTTTCCCTGGAGGCCGCAGACTGCAACCGAGGCCGGGAGTCACTTCTCCTACCTCACTGACAACCACACCTCAGTGGTTGGCATCAGAGGACTGACTTCCGGGCAGGGAGTAGTTACCCTGCCAGTCTCCCCACATGAAGTGGAAAACAGGGCAAAGGATGAGGCTCTGGGTGAAGACAGAATTTGCCAGACGCCACACCTCTTCTGCTACCCGGCACAGAGCAACTTCTCTGGAAGGAAGTATCCCCTGAGCCATGTGAAAGGCATCCAGGCGAGACGCCTCTACCCAGCGTGTGACCACCAGGGCCGCTGGTTTGTGCTGCTAGATGCAGCCTCTCATGTCAGCTGTTCCCCTCTAAACCTACAGGAGTGCCCTGCTGATTTCATTCCCATCTCTTTTTACAAGATGTTTGGCTTCCCCACAGGTCTCGGGGCTCTTCTTGTCCGCAACGACACAGCAGGCATGCTGAAAAAGACTTATTTCGGTGGGGGCACAGCAGAGGCTTACCTTTCCGGAGAAGATTATTACAAGCAAAGAGCAAACATTTCTGACAG ATTTGAGGATGGCACAGTTTCTTTCTTGGACATCATCGCTCTAAATCACAGTTTTGAAGCTCTGCACAAGATCACAG GGGGCATAGACAACATCCAGCTGCACACGTTTGGCTTAGCACGCTACACTTACATGCTGCTGTCAAGTctttgccatggcaacgggCGACCGGTGGCGCAGATATACACCAAAGGCCAGTTTGAGAGTCCAAGCACACAGGGTGCAATCCTTAACTTCAATCTGATGGATCGTCTTGGACAGATGATTGGCTATTCCCAG GTGGACAGGCTGGCTAGTCTCTATAATATTCATGTGCGCACAGGGTGCTTCTGCAACACAGGGGCCTGCCAGCACTTCCTTGGGATCACCAACGAAGAGGTGAAGAGAAATCTGGAG gCCGGCCACGTGTGTGGAGACAACATCGACATGGTGGATGGCCAGCCGACCGGATCTGTTCGGGTGTCCTTTGGCTACATGTCAACATTTGAGGACTGTCAAAACCTCCTGAACTTTGTCGTCGAGTGCTTTGTGGAGAAACCGGTGAAAGTGGACCAGGACAGACTGGAGAAACTAAAGGCTGCTGGAGCATCCCCGGACTCAAATCAAGATTGTCCGATCCAAATTACTAATGGCAAAACTGACGAGGCAGATGAGAGACATAATCCTACAGAACAGTCGCTGAACGGATGTGGCGTCAGCGACGTCAGGACAGATGGAAACGGCAATGCGGGGGCTTACACTCTGACCAACATCTACATATATCCCATCAAATCATGTGCAGCATATGAG GTCCATAACTGGCCAGTGGGAGCCCTAGGCTTGCTGTATGACAGAGGCTGGATGGTGGTGAACGAAAACGGTGTGAGCCTGACTCAGAAGAGGGAGCCACGCTTATGTCTCATTCGCCCACAAGTCCACCTGCACTCGAACAAATTGCTCCTGCAGGCATCAG ggATGGATACCATTTCTGTTCCCTTGAAAAACAACACCCAACTACACACAAGCCGGCGGGTGTGTCAAAGTAAAGTTTGTGGTGACAG GGTGGAGACAGTCGACTGCGGGGATGAAGCGGCGTCATGGCTCTCAGAGCTCCTCAGACAGCCGTGTCGCCTGATAAGACAAAGTCCCGATTTTACACGAGACATGAGAAAGCAGCCTGGTGGAG CTGCCACCTCCTCGTGCCTGTCCTTGGTGAATGAGGCTCAGTTCCTCATGGTCAACCGGGCCAGCGTGGAGCTCCTTCAGAAACACATCATCAGCAG ACAGGGGCCTTCTGAGGACCAGCCGCTTCTCGACACGCAGCGTCTCATTAGTCGCTTTCGAGCCAATTTAGTCATCGCTGGAGTGGAACCGTTTGAGGAGGATAATTGGTCACACCTGATTATTGGCAACACTCGCTTCCTG GTCGCAGGTCGATGCGGAAGGTGCCAGATGATTGGTGTTGACCAGGACACAGGGACCAAAACAAAAGAgcctttgctgtctctctctgcctgtcgcACCGGGAAG GTGACTTTCGGCGTGTACCTGACCCATCAAGTACCAGAGGACTCAGCTGCAGCCTCAACCCTGTCTGCTGGTTCCCTCATAGTGCCAGAGCCAAATCCTTCTTGA